The following proteins come from a genomic window of Streptomyces sp. Sge12:
- a CDS encoding FKBP-type peptidyl-prolyl cis-trans isomerase produces MSELTKPEIELPGGDAPEELTVRDLVVGDGPEAKPGRVVRVHYVGVTFESGVEFDASWDRGQPFKFAVGGGRVIKGWDRGLRGMKVGGRREIIIPPRLGYGNQSPSPLIPAGSTLVFVVDLLSVV; encoded by the coding sequence ATGAGTGAACTGACGAAGCCCGAGATCGAACTTCCGGGGGGTGACGCTCCCGAGGAGCTGACCGTCCGGGACCTCGTCGTCGGGGACGGGCCCGAGGCGAAGCCGGGCAGGGTCGTCCGGGTCCACTACGTCGGGGTCACCTTCGAGTCCGGGGTGGAGTTCGACGCCTCCTGGGACCGGGGGCAGCCGTTCAAGTTCGCCGTGGGTGGCGGCAGGGTCATCAAGGGCTGGGACCGGGGACTCAGGGGGATGAAGGTCGGCGGTCGGCGCGAGATCATCATTCCCCCGCGCCTCGGCTACGGCAACCAGTCCCCCTCCCCGTTGATCCCGGCGGGTTCCACGCTCGTCTTCGTGGTGGACCTGCTGTCCGTGGTCTGA
- a CDS encoding DUF5685 family protein: MFGIIRPCRHRLGEGLRTEWMAHLCGLCLALRSEYGQFARVATNYDGLIVSVLTEAQSERTGDWRRGAGPCPLRGMRSADVAQGEGARLAATVSLVLAAAKMRDHVADGDGLVGRRPVAMAARRIAHNWDRAGVAGGERLGFDTALLLAAVERQPDIERSTGPGGSLLTVTEPAETATAAAFSYTAVLTDRPGNAEPLAEAGRLFGRLAHLLDAVEDLDADAASGAWNPIAVTGADRAEVRRLCDDAVHGIRLALSDAVFVDERLVQALLGGELERAVDRVFDPRHRHHQQRRQVRGPRMLPWLGRRAETQAPSGTDTGAACGVGELAGAAPERGVTASGRPSQGQCRRCREWGRLCRDCRLCTACCRCNDDAGPDDGEPVQFGDGNRSGGSGRDGSGGDGWFGGQGGGHSGGSSGGWGGGQGSGGSGGSGGSGGSGGGSGDGCGGGGGGCCNPCKCCCDCCD; the protein is encoded by the coding sequence GTGTTCGGAATCATCAGACCATGCCGTCATCGCCTGGGCGAGGGCCTGCGTACCGAGTGGATGGCGCACCTGTGCGGGCTGTGCCTGGCTCTGCGCAGCGAGTACGGGCAGTTCGCGAGGGTGGCCACCAACTACGACGGCCTGATCGTCTCGGTGCTGACCGAAGCGCAGTCGGAGCGTACCGGGGACTGGCGGCGGGGTGCCGGTCCGTGCCCGCTGCGCGGGATGCGGTCGGCGGACGTGGCGCAGGGTGAGGGTGCGCGGCTGGCGGCGACGGTGTCGCTGGTGCTTGCCGCAGCGAAGATGCGTGACCATGTGGCCGATGGCGACGGCCTGGTGGGGCGCCGCCCGGTGGCGATGGCGGCCCGCCGGATCGCCCACAACTGGGACCGTGCGGGAGTCGCAGGCGGCGAACGACTCGGCTTCGACACCGCGCTGCTCCTCGCGGCGGTCGAGCGCCAGCCGGACATCGAGCGGTCGACCGGCCCCGGTGGCTCGCTGTTGACGGTCACGGAGCCCGCGGAGACGGCGACCGCAGCCGCCTTCTCGTACACCGCAGTGCTCACGGACCGCCCGGGCAACGCCGAACCGCTGGCGGAGGCCGGCCGTCTGTTCGGTCGGCTGGCGCATCTGCTGGACGCGGTGGAGGACCTGGACGCGGACGCGGCGTCCGGCGCGTGGAACCCGATCGCCGTGACCGGCGCGGACCGCGCCGAGGTGCGCCGGCTCTGCGACGACGCCGTCCACGGCATCCGACTCGCCCTGTCCGACGCGGTGTTCGTCGACGAACGGCTGGTGCAGGCGCTGCTGGGCGGCGAGTTGGAGCGTGCCGTCGATCGGGTCTTCGACCCTCGGCATCGTCACCATCAGCAGCGCCGCCAGGTGCGGGGCCCGCGCATGCTGCCCTGGCTGGGACGCCGTGCGGAGACGCAAGCGCCGTCGGGGACCGACACGGGTGCGGCCTGCGGTGTGGGGGAGCTTGCGGGCGCGGCCCCGGAACGCGGGGTGACGGCGTCGGGCCGGCCGTCGCAGGGGCAGTGCCGGAGGTGTCGCGAGTGGGGCCGGTTGTGCCGCGATTGCAGGTTGTGCACCGCATGCTGCCGCTGCAACGACGACGCCGGCCCGGATGACGGGGAGCCCGTGCAGTTCGGCGACGGCAACCGCAGCGGCGGGTCGGGCCGGGACGGTTCCGGCGGTGACGGCTGGTTCGGCGGCCAGGGCGGCGGCCACTCGGGTGGCTCCTCCGGCGGGTGGGGCGGCGGTCAGGGGTCCGGTGGTTCCGGTGGTTCCGGCGGGTCTGGTGGCTCCGGCGGTGGGTCGGGTGACGGATGCGGCGGCGGTGGCGGTGGCTGCTGCAATCCGTGCAAGTGCTGCTGCGACTGCTGCGACTGA
- a CDS encoding DHA2 family efflux MFS transporter permease subunit — protein sequence MTEGTMSAPHATPTLSPARVTAVLRILVLSTFVVLLNETIMVNAIPRLMRDFDVTAAAAGWLSTAFMLTMAVVIPVTGWFLQRVTTRTAFGLAMALFLVGTALAAVAPAFPVLLAARVIQASGTAVMMPLLMTTLMTLVPPQDRGRVMGNITLVISVAPALGPAVSGVLLQLGSWRLLFLAVLPIAGAMAIFGRRNLINIGEPQAAPIDWMSVPLAAAGFGALVYGLSGLGAENAAQAPVPPEATTVAGAVLVALFVWRQLALQRSSTPLLDLRALTFRHFSVALGLMCLSFMALMGAFILLPIYLQEVCGLTSLQTGLLLIPGGLTMGLLGPQVGKLYDRLGAPRLVVPGAALTALCLALFALTGEETSPWLVLALHVALSAGMAFVFTPVFTSGLSVLPPHLYPHGSAILGSLQQVAAAAGTALVISVMSGRAATAAAEGADATGALATGIRWGFGIGAGIGVLAVLVALLIRTPPAPQQPAAAQPQDEDGTTTSKAAHTPG from the coding sequence ATGACGGAAGGCACCATGTCCGCACCCCATGCAACGCCCACCCTCTCGCCCGCCCGCGTCACCGCCGTGCTGCGGATCCTCGTGCTGTCCACGTTCGTCGTCCTCCTCAACGAGACGATCATGGTCAATGCGATCCCGCGGCTCATGCGCGATTTCGACGTCACAGCGGCCGCCGCAGGGTGGCTGTCCACGGCCTTCATGCTCACCATGGCCGTCGTCATCCCGGTGACGGGGTGGTTCCTCCAGCGCGTGACGACCCGAACCGCCTTCGGCCTCGCCATGGCCCTGTTCCTCGTCGGCACGGCTCTGGCCGCGGTCGCGCCCGCCTTCCCCGTCCTGCTGGCCGCCCGCGTCATCCAGGCCAGCGGCACCGCCGTCATGATGCCGCTGCTCATGACGACGCTGATGACCCTCGTGCCCCCGCAGGACCGCGGCCGTGTCATGGGCAACATCACCCTCGTCATCTCCGTCGCACCCGCCCTCGGCCCCGCCGTCTCCGGTGTGCTGCTGCAGCTGGGTTCATGGCGCCTGCTGTTCCTGGCCGTGCTTCCCATCGCCGGAGCCATGGCCATATTCGGCCGGCGCAACCTGATCAACATCGGTGAGCCGCAGGCCGCCCCCATCGACTGGATGTCCGTCCCCCTGGCGGCAGCGGGCTTCGGCGCCCTGGTCTACGGCCTGAGCGGGCTCGGCGCGGAGAACGCCGCCCAGGCGCCCGTGCCCCCGGAGGCCACCACCGTGGCCGGCGCCGTGCTCGTGGCGCTGTTCGTATGGCGGCAACTGGCACTGCAGCGCTCCTCCACCCCGCTCCTGGACCTGCGCGCACTGACGTTTCGCCACTTCTCCGTGGCGCTGGGCCTGATGTGCCTGTCGTTCATGGCCCTCATGGGTGCGTTCATCCTGCTGCCGATCTACTTGCAGGAGGTGTGCGGCCTGACCTCCCTGCAGACCGGGCTGCTCCTCATCCCCGGCGGCCTGACCATGGGCCTGCTCGGACCGCAGGTCGGCAAGCTCTACGACCGGCTCGGCGCGCCACGCCTGGTCGTACCCGGAGCCGCACTCACGGCGCTCTGCCTCGCGCTGTTCGCCCTCACGGGCGAAGAGACCTCGCCGTGGCTGGTGCTCGCCCTTCACGTGGCCCTGAGTGCGGGCATGGCGTTCGTCTTCACCCCCGTTTTCACCTCCGGTCTGTCCGTACTCCCGCCGCACCTCTACCCGCACGGCTCCGCCATCCTGGGCTCGCTCCAGCAGGTCGCGGCCGCCGCCGGCACCGCCCTGGTCATCAGTGTCATGTCGGGACGCGCCGCCACGGCAGCCGCCGAGGGAGCCGACGCCACCGGCGCACTTGCTACGGGCATCCGGTGGGGATTCGGCATCGGCGCCGGGATCGGCGTCCTGGCCGTACTGGTCGCGCTGCTGATCCGCACCCCGCCCGCTCCGCAACAGCCTGCCGCGGCGCAGCCCCAGGACGAGGACGGCACCACGACGAGCAAAGCCGCCCACACCCCCGGCTGA
- a CDS encoding DinB family protein, with product MIDEFAKDNLHGRLRRDRLALIWKLDGLSEYDVRRPLTTTGTSLLGLVKHVASVEARYFGEVFDRPSPEALPRWQDHDGSDLWAAEDETRDQIVGFYRRTWEHSDATINALPLDAPGHVPWWPEPRPNTNLFAVMVHVLGESNRHTGHADILREGLDGRTGLRPEHEQQIDAEARAAHCAKIERAARYHVA from the coding sequence ATGATCGATGAATTCGCGAAAGACAACCTGCACGGCAGACTGCGGCGGGACCGCTTGGCGCTGATCTGGAAGCTCGACGGCCTGTCCGAGTACGACGTCCGCCGGCCTTTGACAACGACCGGGACCAGCCTCCTCGGCCTGGTCAAACATGTGGCCAGCGTCGAGGCCAGGTACTTCGGCGAGGTCTTCGACCGTCCTTCCCCGGAAGCGCTGCCCCGGTGGCAGGACCACGACGGCAGCGATCTGTGGGCGGCCGAGGACGAGACCCGCGATCAGATCGTCGGGTTCTACCGGCGCACGTGGGAACACTCGGACGCGACGATCAACGCGCTTCCCCTCGACGCCCCCGGGCACGTGCCGTGGTGGCCGGAGCCTCGTCCCAACACGAACCTGTTCGCCGTCATGGTCCATGTCCTCGGCGAGTCCAACCGGCATACCGGGCACGCCGACATCCTGCGCGAGGGCCTCGACGGCCGGACCGGGTTGCGCCCCGAACACGAGCAGCAGATCGATGCGGAAGCCCGTGCGGCCCACTGCGCGAAGATCGAGCGGGCCGCCAGGTACCACGTGGCGTGA
- a CDS encoding VOC family protein: protein MIGSLYTVVIDCPDPDELAGFYEKLLSLSRQPDTGEFVVLENAAGTPVVLFQRVDDFRAPRWTDSARPQQMHLDVMVANLDTAEAQVLALGATLLDGSDKPVGYRVYADPVGHPFCLITPEGA from the coding sequence ATGATCGGAAGCCTGTACACCGTTGTCATCGACTGCCCCGACCCGGATGAGCTCGCCGGATTCTACGAGAAGCTGCTGTCGCTCTCACGGCAGCCGGACACCGGCGAATTCGTCGTGCTCGAGAACGCGGCGGGCACCCCGGTGGTTCTCTTCCAGCGGGTGGACGACTTTCGCGCGCCGCGGTGGACGGATTCCGCCCGCCCTCAGCAAATGCACCTCGACGTGATGGTCGCGAACCTCGATACGGCTGAGGCCCAGGTGCTCGCCCTCGGTGCGACGCTGCTGGACGGTTCGGACAAGCCGGTTGGCTACCGCGTCTACGCGGACCCCGTCGGCCATCCCTTCTGCCTGATCACTCCTGAGGGAGCCTGA
- a CDS encoding C40 family peptidase, whose translation MYSAKTVLATTAAALLALTLASPATAVPDAPTAAPRPCDAAPTCYVDVAVAQVWVSPEQVRPVDARATTNPADVRGWLAGMSLDERRDVAGETQALHGIRVTVDRSEWHGGLRWDHVWVHGQPTPRDQAGLGAYPGWIPDRQLTSEHRRPPAGTHEERVDRPTARGFATARAALDGRGAGQVGEYSYNTSFPVEAGPLPGVVTAHSPSGGRVFFRAADLARVPSVRSGADVVAAARAFLGLPYLWSGTSGFGYDCSGLTSQVYSALGVTIPRDAEPQFDAGGGQVPAGSAAGVRITGTEDLRLGDIVAFRPATGTGTEVTHVGIYSGTRNGEPMMINSPRTGDPVREEPIGSTGRVYVGATRFLTR comes from the coding sequence ATGTACTCCGCGAAGACCGTCCTTGCGACCACTGCCGCAGCCCTCCTCGCCCTCACCCTCGCGTCTCCGGCCACCGCGGTCCCCGACGCCCCCACCGCCGCGCCACGCCCCTGCGACGCCGCCCCGACCTGCTACGTCGACGTGGCGGTCGCCCAGGTCTGGGTCAGCCCCGAACAGGTCCGTCCGGTGGACGCCCGGGCGACCACCAATCCCGCTGACGTCCGCGGCTGGCTGGCCGGCATGTCCCTGGACGAGCGGCGTGACGTCGCCGGGGAGACGCAGGCCCTGCACGGCATCCGGGTGACCGTCGACCGCAGCGAGTGGCACGGCGGCCTGCGCTGGGACCACGTATGGGTGCACGGCCAGCCCACCCCCAGGGACCAGGCCGGACTGGGCGCGTACCCCGGCTGGATTCCCGACCGGCAACTCACCTCGGAGCACCGCCGCCCACCCGCCGGTACGCACGAGGAACGCGTCGACCGGCCCACGGCCCGGGGCTTCGCCACCGCGCGGGCCGCGCTCGACGGCCGCGGAGCCGGGCAGGTCGGTGAGTACTCGTACAACACCTCCTTCCCGGTGGAGGCCGGTCCGCTGCCCGGAGTCGTCACCGCCCACTCCCCCAGCGGTGGCCGGGTCTTCTTCCGGGCCGCCGATCTGGCGAGGGTGCCGTCCGTACGGAGCGGCGCGGACGTGGTCGCCGCCGCACGCGCCTTCCTGGGCCTGCCCTACCTGTGGTCCGGCACCTCCGGATTCGGCTACGACTGCTCCGGCCTCACCAGCCAGGTCTACTCCGCGCTCGGCGTGACGATCCCCCGGGACGCCGAGCCGCAGTTCGACGCGGGCGGCGGGCAGGTACCCGCCGGCTCGGCGGCGGGGGTGCGGATCACCGGCACGGAGGACCTGCGGCTCGGCGACATCGTCGCCTTCCGTCCCGCCACCGGCACCGGCACCGAGGTGACGCATGTCGGCATCTACTCGGGCACGCGGAACGGCGAACCCATGATGATCAATTCACCGCGAACGGGTGACCCGGTAAGGGAGGAACCCATCGGTTCCACCGGCCGTGTCTACGTCGGAGCCACCCGCTTCCTCACCCGCTGA
- a CDS encoding MFS transporter has protein sequence MTQQSGLLGLLRVRKVRLPLVAQTVSVFGDMALFITLAIWAKELTGSSSAAGVVILALSTGSLTGPVTARWIDAHPPRRWLIAANLAGAAVTPALLLVHSAGGVWIIHAVAFLYGLIGTVVSAALTAYLKETVPPELAVPVNVEIRALTELMRIAAPAAGAGLYALTGMQAVVLMDIVSFTAAAILFSRCATAEPKGTASAPPQGFGEEARALITDRRLRTVVLLVLGAHLVQGFAQTLGFLIADALGRDASLVGVFVTVQASAAFVITRFQRIRALSPLALARTGVLVAAVGYAILLVPSLPTAMAAFVGVGAGLPLILIAFASALQLYGPGESTGRRALAGYSALGLVQVISIGVGAALALFASWQVLVLIMAIALFGLGAAPVRVRSGQHAVRASPAARLTQRAADEEGTTARSHDPSSS, from the coding sequence GTGACCCAGCAGAGCGGGCTCCTCGGCCTCCTGCGCGTTCGCAAGGTCCGCCTTCCGCTCGTCGCCCAGACGGTCTCCGTCTTCGGGGACATGGCCCTCTTCATCACCCTGGCCATCTGGGCGAAGGAGCTCACCGGCAGCAGTTCGGCCGCGGGCGTCGTCATCCTCGCGCTCAGTACGGGGAGTCTGACGGGGCCGGTGACCGCGCGATGGATCGATGCGCACCCGCCCCGGCGGTGGCTCATCGCGGCCAACCTGGCCGGCGCCGCGGTCACTCCCGCCCTGCTGCTGGTCCACAGCGCGGGCGGGGTCTGGATCATCCATGCCGTCGCCTTCCTGTACGGCCTGATCGGCACGGTGGTCTCGGCTGCGCTCACGGCCTACCTCAAGGAGACCGTCCCGCCCGAACTGGCCGTTCCCGTCAACGTGGAGATCCGGGCGCTCACTGAACTGATGCGGATCGCCGCGCCGGCCGCGGGAGCGGGGCTCTACGCCCTCACGGGAATGCAGGCCGTGGTCCTGATGGACATCGTCTCGTTCACCGCTGCGGCGATCCTGTTCAGCCGGTGCGCAACGGCGGAGCCGAAGGGGACCGCTTCCGCCCCGCCGCAGGGCTTCGGCGAAGAAGCGCGTGCGCTGATCACGGACCGACGTCTGCGAACGGTCGTTCTCCTGGTACTGGGTGCCCACCTGGTTCAGGGCTTCGCGCAGACCCTCGGCTTCCTGATCGCCGATGCCCTGGGCCGCGATGCGAGTCTCGTCGGTGTCTTCGTCACCGTCCAGGCCTCGGCCGCGTTCGTCATCACGCGGTTCCAGCGGATCAGGGCCCTCAGTCCCCTGGCCCTGGCCAGGACGGGCGTGCTGGTGGCGGCGGTCGGCTACGCGATCCTCCTCGTGCCCAGCCTGCCGACGGCCATGGCCGCCTTCGTGGGCGTCGGTGCCGGATTGCCTCTCATCCTGATCGCCTTCGCCAGTGCTCTGCAGCTCTACGGTCCCGGGGAGTCGACCGGCCGTCGAGCCCTGGCGGGGTACTCCGCGCTCGGACTGGTCCAGGTGATCTCCATCGGCGTGGGCGCGGCGCTCGCCCTTTTCGCCTCCTGGCAGGTGCTGGTGCTGATCATGGCGATCGCCCTGTTCGGCCTGGGTGCCGCGCCGGTTAGGGTCCGCTCCGGGCAGCACGCGGTACGAGCATCCCCGGCGGCACGCCTCACACAGCGCGCAGCTGACGAGGAAGGAACCACGGCTCGGAGCCACGATCCTTCCTCGTCCTGA
- a CDS encoding DUF4158 domain-containing protein, producing MATRGSSDEEPEVLRSFPTIVKDELVRCFTLTPADEARRDGAAR from the coding sequence ATGGCGACGCGGGGTTCCAGTGATGAGGAACCGGAGGTCCTGCGGTCGTTCCCGACGATCGTCAAGGACGAGCTGGTCCGGTGCTTCACCCTCACCCCCGCCGACGAGGCCCGCCGGGACGGTGCCGCCCGGTGA
- the exaC gene encoding acetaldehyde dehydrogenase ExaC, protein MARYAAPGTEGALMSYAPRYDHFIGGAYAPPARGRYFENPSPVDGRVFTEVARGTAEDVERALDAAHAAAPAWGRTPVAERSSVLLRIADRMEQNLEALAVAETWENGKPVRETLAADLPLAIDQFRYFAGALRAQEGALSQLDDDTVAYHFHEPLGVVGQIIPWNFPILMAVWKLAPALAAGNTVVLKPAEQTPASVHYWLSLVADLLPPGVVNIVNGFGEEAGKPLASSPRVAKIAFTGETATGRLIMQYAAEHLKPVTLELGGKSPNLFFDDIWSTDDDLRDKALEGFTMFALNQGEVCTSPSRALIERGRYADFLDAAVARTELIVPGHPLDTDTMIGAQASEEQLKKVLSYVEIGQREGAKILTGGERQHLEGELAGGFYVQPTIFEGDNRMRIFQEEIFGPVVSVTSFQDFEDAVRIANDTAYGLGAGVWTGDINTAYRAGRAIQAGRVWTNCYHAYPAHAAFGGYKQSGIGRETHKMMLEHYQQTKNLLVSYSPKRLGFF, encoded by the coding sequence ATGGCCCGTTACGCTGCCCCCGGTACCGAGGGGGCGCTCATGTCGTACGCGCCCCGCTACGACCACTTCATCGGCGGCGCGTACGCCCCGCCCGCCCGCGGCCGGTACTTCGAGAATCCCTCCCCCGTCGACGGCCGGGTCTTCACGGAGGTCGCGCGGGGCACCGCCGAGGACGTGGAGCGGGCGCTGGACGCGGCGCACGCGGCGGCCCCCGCGTGGGGGCGCACCCCGGTCGCCGAACGGTCGTCGGTCCTGCTGCGCATCGCGGACCGGATGGAGCAGAACCTCGAAGCCCTCGCGGTCGCGGAGACCTGGGAGAACGGCAAGCCGGTCCGGGAGACGCTGGCGGCCGATCTGCCGCTGGCCATCGACCAGTTCCGGTACTTCGCGGGGGCGCTCCGCGCTCAGGAGGGCGCGCTGAGCCAGCTCGACGACGACACCGTCGCGTACCACTTCCACGAACCGCTGGGTGTGGTCGGGCAGATCATCCCCTGGAACTTCCCGATCCTGATGGCGGTGTGGAAGCTGGCCCCGGCGCTGGCGGCGGGCAACACCGTGGTCCTCAAGCCGGCCGAGCAGACCCCGGCCTCCGTCCACTACTGGCTGAGCCTGGTGGCGGACCTGCTGCCGCCGGGTGTGGTCAACATCGTCAACGGCTTCGGGGAGGAGGCGGGCAAACCGCTCGCGTCCAGCCCCCGGGTGGCGAAGATCGCCTTCACCGGGGAGACCGCCACCGGCCGGCTGATCATGCAGTACGCGGCCGAGCACCTGAAGCCGGTCACCCTGGAACTGGGCGGCAAAAGCCCTAACCTCTTCTTCGACGACATCTGGAGCACGGACGACGACCTGCGCGACAAGGCCCTGGAGGGCTTCACGATGTTCGCCCTCAACCAGGGCGAGGTGTGTACGAGTCCGTCGCGCGCGCTCATCGAGCGCGGACGGTACGCGGACTTCCTCGACGCGGCCGTGGCCCGCACGGAACTGATCGTCCCGGGGCACCCGTTGGACACGGACACGATGATCGGGGCGCAGGCCTCCGAGGAGCAGCTGAAGAAGGTCCTGTCGTACGTGGAGATCGGCCAGCGGGAGGGTGCGAAGATCCTCACGGGCGGCGAGCGGCAGCATCTGGAGGGCGAGCTCGCGGGCGGCTTCTACGTACAGCCGACCATCTTCGAGGGCGACAACCGGATGCGGATCTTCCAGGAGGAGATCTTCGGCCCGGTGGTGTCCGTGACCTCCTTCCAGGACTTCGAGGACGCGGTCCGGATCGCGAACGACACGGCGTACGGCCTGGGCGCGGGCGTCTGGACCGGGGACATCAACACGGCCTACCGCGCGGGACGCGCGATCCAGGCGGGCCGGGTCTGGACGAACTGCTACCACGCCTACCCGGCCCACGCCGCCTTCGGCGGCTACAAGCAGTCGGGCATCGGCCGCGAGACCCACAAGATGATGCTGGAGCACTACCAGCAGACCAAAAACCTTCTCGTGTCGTACTCGCCGAAGCGTCTCGGCTTCTTCTAG
- a CDS encoding GAF domain-containing protein, translated as MGDPSVALPGGADPAALTRELRRAHAAFTRDGRVEGPVRAVIARSWRRCARARVSPECAPRVELGDAELRAYREEHPLARVMPLFRDLVGAFAAHGAHLLAVCDVRGSLLWVEGEPGTLRRAEGLGFVPGARWAETAMGTNAPGTAVATGEPVQVFGAEHFSRRVHPWTCAAAPVRDPRTGRVLGAVDITGGDGLAHPHSLAFVQAVARAAEDRLTLLAPDPATAGDTLAALGQDEALLVTAGRTVRLGRRHSEIMALLAHHPEGLSGEELAIALYEDESVSPVTLRAEISRLRALLGPSAPLSRPYRTAAPLDADFTALTRQLAAGAVSAALHRYPGPLLPASTAPGIVRLRRRIEDQARAAVIARADAGLLTDWVCGPWGADDPEAWRALAAALPPERRPAALARVRALDRELGARPDPRGRRRATYPQPARS; from the coding sequence ATGGGCGATCCGTCGGTGGCGCTGCCGGGCGGGGCCGATCCGGCCGCGCTCACGCGCGAACTACGGCGGGCCCATGCGGCTTTCACCCGCGACGGGCGGGTCGAGGGCCCGGTCCGGGCGGTGATCGCGCGGTCCTGGCGGCGGTGCGCGCGGGCCCGGGTGAGCCCGGAGTGCGCGCCCCGGGTGGAGCTCGGGGACGCGGAGCTGCGCGCGTACCGCGAGGAGCATCCGCTGGCCCGGGTGATGCCGCTGTTCCGGGATCTCGTCGGGGCGTTCGCCGCGCACGGGGCGCATCTGCTGGCGGTGTGCGACGTGCGGGGCAGCCTGCTGTGGGTGGAGGGCGAGCCGGGCACCCTGCGGCGGGCCGAGGGCCTCGGCTTCGTCCCGGGTGCGCGCTGGGCGGAGACGGCGATGGGGACCAACGCCCCCGGGACGGCGGTCGCGACGGGCGAACCGGTGCAGGTCTTCGGGGCCGAGCACTTCAGCCGCCGGGTCCACCCGTGGACCTGCGCGGCGGCTCCGGTGCGGGATCCGCGGACCGGCCGGGTGCTGGGTGCGGTGGACATCACCGGCGGCGACGGCCTCGCCCACCCGCACTCCCTCGCCTTCGTACAGGCGGTGGCGCGGGCGGCGGAGGACCGGCTGACGCTGCTCGCGCCCGACCCGGCGACCGCCGGGGACACCCTCGCCGCGCTCGGGCAGGACGAGGCGCTGCTGGTCACCGCCGGTCGCACCGTCCGGCTGGGACGTCGGCACAGCGAGATCATGGCGCTGCTCGCGCACCATCCCGAGGGGCTTTCGGGCGAGGAGCTGGCGATCGCCCTGTACGAGGACGAGTCGGTGTCACCGGTGACCCTGCGCGCCGAGATCTCCCGGCTGCGCGCCCTGCTGGGACCGTCGGCGCCGCTCTCGCGCCCCTACCGCACCGCCGCTCCGCTGGACGCGGACTTCACGGCCCTGACCCGGCAGTTGGCCGCCGGGGCCGTGTCCGCCGCCCTCCACCGCTACCCCGGACCGCTGCTGCCGGCCTCCACCGCCCCCGGCATCGTCCGGTTGCGCCGCCGGATCGAGGACCAGGCGCGGGCGGCCGTGATCGCGCGGGCCGATGCCGGGCTGCTGACCGACTGGGTGTGCGGCCCGTGGGGCGCGGACGATCCGGAGGCGTGGCGGGCGCTGGCGGCGGCGCTGCCGCCGGAGCGCAGGCCGGCCGCGCTGGCCCGCGTACGGGCCCTGGACCGTGAACTCGGCGCGCGCCCGGACCCCCGCGGGCGGCGGCGTGCAACGTATCCGCAACCTGCCCGCTCCTAG